The proteins below come from a single Paraburkholderia flagellata genomic window:
- a CDS encoding GIY-YIG nuclease family protein yields the protein MVLFDLLRTCEANFSVAKSKVHLARFNQHEHPLDVFLEGNFDEWQNWQRNRNFGREYVVSLVQANSPTRWLFVGLFQVHGCEERVEDAQPHYVYNMTRVEAAEEFVGRLYLASEYKQRNSYPRGETLADDLLISELLRERLSISLFPGYKNVQLTKRQLDIVVRQNVESWKAALSSVKGIYLITDAKTGKLYVGKADGEEGIWGRWCIYAATTHGHNVALKREFGIEAGPDRAADLRFSILEIADLHTMKDDIAKRENHWKEILMTRPFGYNRN from the coding sequence TTGGTGTTGTTCGATTTGTTGCGTACTTGTGAGGCTAATTTTTCCGTCGCGAAGTCTAAGGTGCACTTGGCAAGATTTAACCAACACGAACACCCCCTCGACGTCTTTCTCGAGGGTAATTTCGATGAATGGCAAAACTGGCAGCGAAATCGAAATTTTGGACGCGAGTACGTTGTTTCTTTGGTTCAGGCAAACAGCCCGACGCGTTGGCTTTTCGTCGGCTTGTTCCAAGTCCATGGTTGCGAAGAGCGTGTAGAGGACGCACAACCCCACTACGTATATAACATGACCCGTGTCGAGGCTGCCGAAGAATTTGTGGGACGTCTATACCTCGCCAGCGAGTATAAGCAGCGAAATTCGTACCCGCGCGGTGAAACTCTCGCCGATGATCTACTCATTTCCGAGCTGCTTCGCGAACGCCTGAGCATCAGCTTGTTTCCAGGCTACAAAAATGTGCAGTTGACAAAAAGGCAACTAGATATCGTCGTGCGGCAAAATGTCGAATCGTGGAAGGCGGCACTTTCTAGTGTGAAGGGCATCTATCTCATTACCGACGCCAAGACCGGCAAGCTATACGTCGGGAAGGCGGACGGCGAAGAGGGTATTTGGGGGCGGTGGTGTATTTACGCGGCGACGACGCATGGCCACAACGTTGCCCTAAAAAGGGAATTCGGCATCGAGGCGGGCCCTGACCGGGCTGCCGATCTCAGATTCTCGATACTGGAAATTGCCGACCTGCACACGATGAAGGACGACATCGCCAAACGGGAAAACCATTGGAAGGAGATTCTTATGACGCGCCCCTTCGGATACAACCGCAATTGA
- a CDS encoding P-loop NTPase fold protein, with protein sequence MDFLNNLLGGRSPDPRDYEQTAAIGDVPGTQSEHTAGLLDNPLEARRRAVLDNDRTTIIGDALGTQTDAEAFARIAIDKKTIAPFAIGIFGDWGAGKSSFMERMETQIDLLKLLKGDAYTNEAVQIKFNAWHYVETNLWASLATHIFNNLEDHLRKKENGDIRAKKLFSKLATPQRLRMESIERVNEARIQLERAQASLKEVRHETEAEGGAGSRGISAGKLAGVAVDALARGMTPEQQNELLQAADDLGLPADIASVRQLMTEAQRTRTLLSRNVLVLKSIAKLRLGPRQILVWAAVVLGFMILGSWAAGELVRILDWQLAKKAANVVGGMIATALGFFTALNSIAKKTAEATAKLGEVAKRIQREIASDTAEDGAARRERVAVAERVVASAEEALLIAKQDFQRTSPHALLNEFICEKASGEDYSRYLGLVATIRRDFDQLSQIMCRSDVQTVPLDHYEKETIARYSDVLEREGLRLEESAPTGELRYFDRIILYIDDLDRCRPDKVAEVLQAIHLLLAFPLFVVVVAVDYRWVSSALRAYYRGQLATEPFTSQNNEDSGGYIRRRDIVAEPDDYIEKIFQIPYWVRPVDNLAGAALLEAYTRDDIPTEPSAPSLSKGSTQSGSGIGSGDAPLPELPPDEPVPAQPTGFGPQPKIESQGPSPRPGSARDESVASTLSGNDVPTMRIEERVVLQRSEIDFMKEVAFIAGNTPRRLKRFANSYRVIKATLWNSTPSDWLSAAQPGGPAPHYKAVLLQLAFVTGYAASFEQYAVEQAIASEEDLGILSLIERLEKGLFQGSPGATDFSRGLKLLVPEHDSSSTLVRMALYAPFVARFSFCNPNRIRTYSLEAKSR encoded by the coding sequence GTGGATTTCCTCAACAACCTGCTAGGGGGCAGGAGCCCAGACCCGCGAGACTACGAGCAGACAGCCGCCATCGGCGATGTACCGGGGACACAATCCGAGCATACGGCGGGTCTCCTCGACAACCCGCTGGAGGCTAGGCGTCGCGCCGTTCTAGACAACGATCGGACAACGATCATTGGAGATGCACTTGGGACGCAAACCGACGCGGAGGCCTTCGCCCGGATTGCAATCGACAAGAAAACAATCGCGCCTTTTGCTATCGGAATATTCGGAGACTGGGGTGCGGGAAAATCGTCCTTCATGGAGAGAATGGAGACACAAATCGACTTGCTGAAGTTGCTGAAGGGTGACGCATACACCAATGAGGCGGTTCAAATAAAATTCAATGCTTGGCATTACGTCGAGACAAATTTGTGGGCGAGCCTTGCGACTCATATTTTTAACAATCTTGAGGATCATTTGCGAAAAAAGGAAAACGGAGACATCCGAGCAAAGAAGTTATTTAGTAAACTCGCGACACCGCAGCGACTCAGAATGGAGAGCATCGAGCGCGTGAATGAGGCCCGCATACAGCTCGAGCGCGCGCAAGCAAGTCTCAAAGAAGTTCGTCACGAGACGGAGGCCGAGGGTGGCGCTGGAAGTCGAGGCATCAGCGCAGGAAAACTTGCTGGTGTCGCCGTCGACGCGCTTGCAAGGGGTATGACGCCAGAACAGCAAAATGAGCTGCTACAGGCAGCGGACGACCTGGGGCTACCAGCCGATATTGCATCGGTCAGGCAGTTGATGACGGAGGCGCAGAGAACACGCACGTTGCTCAGCCGCAACGTGCTCGTTCTCAAGTCGATAGCTAAGCTCCGGCTAGGCCCTCGTCAAATCCTTGTCTGGGCAGCAGTCGTCCTTGGCTTCATGATCTTGGGATCTTGGGCCGCCGGAGAGTTGGTAAGAATATTGGATTGGCAACTCGCGAAAAAAGCTGCAAACGTAGTCGGGGGGATGATTGCGACTGCACTTGGTTTTTTTACTGCACTCAACTCGATAGCGAAAAAAACAGCGGAGGCCACTGCGAAGTTAGGAGAAGTAGCAAAGCGAATACAACGCGAGATAGCTTCGGATACGGCGGAGGACGGAGCGGCAAGACGAGAGAGGGTAGCTGTAGCAGAACGAGTGGTCGCATCCGCCGAGGAAGCGCTTTTGATCGCAAAACAAGATTTCCAGCGTACGTCCCCGCATGCGCTTCTTAACGAATTCATTTGCGAGAAAGCGAGCGGCGAAGATTACTCACGGTACCTAGGGTTGGTTGCCACGATACGAAGAGACTTCGATCAGCTAAGTCAAATTATGTGCCGTTCTGACGTGCAAACTGTGCCGTTGGACCACTATGAGAAGGAAACCATCGCGCGATATAGCGACGTGTTAGAACGCGAGGGTCTGCGACTGGAAGAATCCGCACCTACTGGAGAACTTCGGTACTTTGACAGGATTATCCTTTACATTGATGACCTCGACCGGTGCAGGCCTGACAAAGTTGCAGAGGTTCTCCAAGCGATTCACCTTCTGCTGGCATTTCCGTTATTCGTGGTCGTGGTCGCGGTGGATTACCGCTGGGTGTCTAGCGCCCTTCGAGCTTACTATAGGGGGCAATTGGCTACCGAGCCGTTCACTAGCCAGAACAATGAAGATTCTGGTGGGTATATCCGCCGCCGAGATATCGTCGCTGAGCCCGACGATTACATTGAGAAGATTTTTCAAATTCCCTACTGGGTGAGGCCCGTCGACAACCTCGCTGGAGCAGCACTCCTCGAAGCCTACACCAGGGACGACATTCCAACGGAACCGTCGGCCCCGTCGCTATCAAAAGGTTCCACCCAATCTGGTTCCGGTATCGGTTCAGGCGACGCCCCTCTCCCTGAGTTACCTCCCGATGAGCCAGTTCCGGCGCAACCCACCGGCTTTGGTCCTCAGCCTAAAATCGAATCACAAGGTCCCAGCCCTCGCCCTGGAAGTGCACGCGATGAAAGCGTCGCAAGCACGCTAAGTGGTAACGACGTTCCAACAATGCGAATTGAGGAACGGGTGGTCTTGCAACGCAGCGAAATAGACTTCATGAAAGAAGTCGCGTTTATAGCTGGCAACACGCCCCGTCGATTGAAACGGTTCGCCAATAGTTATAGGGTAATTAAGGCAACTCTCTGGAATTCCACGCCAAGCGACTGGTTGTCCGCTGCGCAGCCTGGCGGTCCGGCACCGCACTACAAGGCAGTTCTGCTTCAATTGGCGTTCGTCACTGGATACGCCGCATCGTTTGAGCAATATGCAGTTGAACAGGCAATTGCTTCAGAAGAAGATCTCGGAATACTCTCTCTAATAGAGCGACTCGAAAAGGGGCTATTTCAGGGGAGTCCCGGTGCAACGGATTTCAGTCGTGGTCTTAAGCTCCTTGTTCCGGAACACGACAGTAGTTCTACGTTGGTAAGAATGGCTTTGTACGCGCCATTTGTTGCCCGATTTTCCTTCTGCAATCCAAATCGAATCAGAACGTATTCCCTCGAAGCGAAGTCTCGTTGA
- a CDS encoding DUF2235 domain-containing protein, translated as MSKTIVFCADGTWNGPEDPAGKGDGVAPEAEAGCQPELTNVCKLFAWLDGTMLPEGTDWGGIEMEKALSDADGNPVQIAKYIHGVGNSQQLIDKVAGGAFGVGVVARIARGYTYISRNFEAGDSIVIVGFSRGAYTARALAGLIAGQGLLRPDLAAIDDQNRYDTAVAAWYRWRHGQDTTFQKIADGVLEFLTIHTAFSNPKPLDANSFVDAKIAAVAVWDTVGSLGIPIYYQGSAIDLFRFCDLTLSPKIGLGVHAVSLDEQRRPFEPTLWNPNPNVTQALFPGGHCDVGGGYPDHGLSDGPLLWVADRLQHTDVGLHLALRPPVAVQSDPLGPRHREWVEDRVWLAAGVAPRAFPAGMVVNDNIRQRMNGQPEDLFGAAGQQPTYSPGNLPPR; from the coding sequence ATGTCCAAAACGATAGTCTTTTGCGCAGACGGTACGTGGAACGGACCCGAAGATCCGGCAGGAAAAGGCGACGGAGTCGCTCCCGAAGCTGAGGCGGGATGTCAGCCCGAACTGACCAACGTATGCAAGCTTTTCGCGTGGCTCGATGGAACCATGCTGCCCGAAGGAACCGACTGGGGTGGCATCGAGATGGAAAAGGCCCTTTCGGACGCAGACGGCAACCCCGTACAAATCGCGAAATATATTCACGGGGTCGGAAATTCCCAGCAACTGATCGATAAAGTCGCGGGCGGCGCGTTTGGCGTCGGTGTCGTCGCCCGCATCGCGCGCGGGTATACCTACATTTCGCGCAACTTCGAGGCGGGCGACAGCATTGTGATCGTCGGATTCAGCCGCGGAGCGTACACCGCGCGAGCCCTCGCGGGACTGATTGCGGGACAGGGTCTGCTTCGGCCCGATCTCGCTGCCATCGACGATCAGAATCGTTATGACACCGCGGTGGCGGCCTGGTATCGATGGAGGCACGGCCAGGATACGACATTCCAGAAGATAGCGGACGGAGTGCTGGAGTTTTTGACGATCCACACCGCCTTCTCCAACCCGAAGCCTTTGGACGCCAATTCCTTTGTAGACGCAAAAATCGCCGCCGTGGCGGTTTGGGATACGGTGGGTTCGCTCGGCATCCCAATCTACTATCAAGGTTCCGCCATCGATCTGTTCCGGTTCTGCGATCTCACTCTCAGCCCGAAAATTGGATTAGGCGTGCACGCGGTCTCGCTCGACGAGCAACGCAGGCCGTTCGAACCGACTTTGTGGAATCCCAACCCGAACGTGACACAAGCGCTTTTTCCCGGCGGTCATTGCGATGTCGGCGGCGGCTATCCCGATCACGGCCTCTCCGACGGCCCCCTGCTCTGGGTCGCGGACAGGTTGCAGCATACGGACGTGGGATTGCACTTGGCGCTGCGTCCTCCCGTTGCCGTCCAATCCGATCCATTGGGCCCGCGACACCGGGAATGGGTAGAGGATCGTGTCTGGCTGGCCGCCGGTGTGGCGCCGCGAGCCTTCCCGGCAGGCATGGTTGTCAACGACAACATACGGCAGCGCATGAACGGCCAACCTGAGGATCTTTTTGGGGCTGCCGGTCAGCAGCCGACTTATTCGCCGGGTAACTTGCCCCCGCGCTGA
- a CDS encoding ABC transporter ATP-binding protein, whose protein sequence is MAAANSMLEVRGLHAYYGKSHILHGVEMQVGEGEIVALLGRNGVGRSTLAKAIMGLVRCEGQILLRGEEVRGLRTFEVAHRGIGYVPENRDIFPTLTVRQNLMLGEKRSRSGQKRRQKPRWQFDEMYRMFPRLKEREDTPAGLLSGGEQQMLTLCRTLMGDPDLIIIDEPTEGLAPLVVAQVGEYLKTLKARGISVLLVEQKQAIALDISQRVYVMGHGQIVFEGTPQQLKADARVRQEWLEV, encoded by the coding sequence ATGGCGGCCGCCAATTCCATGCTCGAAGTGCGCGGCCTGCATGCGTACTATGGCAAGAGCCATATCCTGCACGGTGTCGAGATGCAGGTGGGCGAGGGCGAGATCGTCGCCTTGCTTGGACGCAACGGCGTGGGCCGCTCGACATTGGCCAAAGCCATCATGGGGCTCGTGCGCTGCGAAGGGCAGATTCTGCTGCGCGGCGAGGAGGTGCGTGGGCTACGCACATTCGAGGTTGCGCACCGGGGCATAGGCTATGTGCCGGAAAACCGCGATATCTTCCCGACGCTCACCGTGCGGCAGAACCTGATGCTGGGCGAAAAGCGCAGCCGATCGGGCCAGAAGCGGCGCCAGAAGCCGCGCTGGCAGTTCGACGAGATGTACCGGATGTTCCCGCGCCTGAAGGAGCGCGAGGACACGCCTGCGGGCCTGCTCTCCGGCGGCGAGCAGCAGATGCTGACGCTGTGCCGCACGCTCATGGGCGACCCCGACCTCATCATCATCGACGAGCCGACTGAAGGGCTCGCACCGCTCGTCGTCGCGCAGGTGGGCGAGTACCTGAAGACGCTGAAGGCGCGCGGCATTTCGGTGCTGCTCGTCGAGCAGAAGCAGGCCATTGCGCTCGATATCTCGCAGCGCGTCTACGTCATGGGGCATGGCCAGATCGTGTTCGAGGGGACGCCGCAGCAGCTGAAAGCCGATGCGCGCGTCCGCCAGGAATGGCTGGAAGTGTAG